The DNA sequence TCTTTAACTGCTACTGCCGCGCGCACCGGAGCCGCCACCTGGACAGCAAGGCGGTGCTCACGAAGAAATTGCGTGAGCTGTGCCCCGGCCTACGGACCGGCCTGCGCCATCGCACATCTGCGTCCTCGCGCCCGAGGCTTTACGGCCTCCCCGCCCTGAGCACGGCGCGGGAAGCGATGGAACTGCGGCTGCGCCAGCGAGGGCCATGGGCCGATGAGGCAGACCAGTGACCCGGACTTGGGCGCGACCGATGCAGCCACGACACCCTGGCCTGGACCACTTGGACCAAAAAAAGGCATTTTTAAACAGCTACTTACGGTTGGTGGTCCAGGTGGTCCAGGTGGTCCAAAGAATTTCAAAAAGTATCCAAAGGCCCAGATTGGCCCCTGGGGGGAACAAGTTGGAAAAGTGCCCCGGATCTTGGACCACCTGGACCAGAAGCCCAGTTGGCCAGGAAAAACAACCACTTGTGGTGGTCCAGGTGCCTGGACCACACCTGGACCACCTGGACCACACCTGGACCACAACAGGAGGCATCCCATGGGGACGATCCGCAGCCAGAGCCCACGCCACGAGATGAGCGCGCCGAGCCTGAACGACAGCATCCGCACGGTTTCCGCTGCGTGCGAATCCCAGGGGCTGGATGCTTCTCCAGACGCGAGGCTTGCCGCAGCCGTGGAGCTTTTCCGGCACGGTCACTGGATGAATGACCGGGACACGCACGACGAACAGGCTGGCGGCATCGCTGACTGCCTGGATCGCATCGCTGCCGCTATCGAGCAGTTCAGCGGGGCGCCACCATGACCCGCCCGCCGCCGCTGTCCCCGTTCCGGAGAAACCCGTTCCGCCTGCGACCGCGCCGCAAGCCGGCGCCGAAGGAGTGACGACCATGACACAGCAACGCGACCTTTTCCGAGGCAAACCGGCCCGAAAGCCCCGCCGCCCCGGGAGCTACCGCCGGCAGGAGCCGCCGAGGACGCCCAGAGACACGGCTTGGGAGCTGCCCGAGGATTTCCAGCCGGCCGCAACGAGCAAGGAGGATCAGTGATGGGCGCGATGAGCCGAACGAAAGGAGCCGCGGGAGAACGCGAACTGCGCCGGTTGCTCGAGGCCGAGTTGGGACCGGGGATCAGCCGGAACCTGTCCCAGACCCGGGATGGTGGGCATGATCTGACCGGCGTCGGGCCGTTTGCCATCGAAGTGAAGCGCTACAAGCGGGCGACCGCTTCGATGCTGGCCGCGTGGTGGACGCAGGCTGAGGCTCAGGCGGAATCCGCCGGCCTACGTCCTGCCCTGGCCTGGCGCGAGGATCGCGCGCCCTGGCGCGTCCTGGTGCGCCTGGCGGACGTTCGGCCCGGGCTGGGACCGTGGCCCGGGATCGAGTGGACCGCCGCTGTTACGCTGCCCGCGTTCGCTGCGCTGGTGCGGGAAACGGGGAGGGCTGTCCGATGACAGCACAGATTGCGCGCCTTGATGGGAGCGGAGGAACCGGCGTGAGCGACAAGACCAGGGAGCGCAAGGCTGGGGAATTGTGGGCACGTGCATCACGGGACGTGGAGTCCGGAGATAGTTCCCTATGGCGCATCGCGCTGCACATTCAGCAAATGGTGGAAGGCGTGAGGGACTTCCCTGGTCCGCTGTGGCGAGACCGGGAGGTACCGCCAGACTGGAAGCGGGTGCATCTGGATCGCTTCGAGGATTACCTGTTGAAGCCGCCGCGGGAGGGGATTGGGGTGCCGTCCCTGCTGCGGCTGCACAACCACATGCAGGGGCACGACGAAGGCGAGCGTGCCATCGAGATCCTGCGTCGCGAGATCCCGGACTATGACGCCCGCATCCAGGCCGAGCGGATGCGGGCGGTGAAGCCGGTGGCCAGGCCGGGCGGTACCGGGGCGAACCAGCACACGGTTGATAAGAGCAAAGGTGCCAACGGCACATCTGCTCAGGTTAAGGCCCCCAAGCCGAGAGGTACCAATAGCCGCGACCACATCATCGGCCGCCTAAAGCGTGACGCGCGCGAGGATCCGAAGGCGAAGGAGGTGCTTGCCCGTGTGGAGAAAGGTGAGGTGAGCGCGCGAGCGGCTGGTATCGAGATGGGTTGGGTGAAGCCTGCGGATCCTGCGCGGATTGTCGAGAAGCAGGTGGAGCGGCTGAGCGACGACGAGGTCGTCGATCTCTACAAGAACCTCGCCAGATCCCTCCCCGAAGCCAAGTGGAACCACCTTGAGGCCGCCAAGGAAGCCGTCATGGCGCTGAGCGACGACGAGATGGCCGGGTTCGAGGCTTGGTACCGATCCTTGGCTGGCGTTGGGGGTGACCAGTGAGCGCCCTGCTGAAACTGTTGCAAGCCGATACCGCGGTCGCCGAGGCCCGCGTGCTCGATGGCCGTCTTGTGGTGCGCATGACCCACCGGGCGCCGTCGGAGGACTGGACCCGAGTGGACCGGTTGATCGGCGAGTTC is a window from the Thioalkalivibrio paradoxus ARh 1 genome containing:
- a CDS encoding putative PDDEXK endonuclease — encoded protein: MSRTKGAAGERELRRLLEAELGPGISRNLSQTRDGGHDLTGVGPFAIEVKRYKRATASMLAAWWTQAEAQAESAGLRPALAWREDRAPWRVLVRLADVRPGLGPWPGIEWTAAVTLPAFAALVRETGRAVR